One window from the genome of Campylobacter hyointestinalis subsp. lawsonii encodes:
- a CDS encoding plasmid mobilization protein, producing the protein MKSTIKSIRFSQEQMIYIKEQMALNNQTFSDFIFESISKPKKKIAVVRANQDLIIELAKWGNNLNQVAKHLNTKKSGIDRVGLEMLSRIENHLEQIRAKYAC; encoded by the coding sequence ATGAAATCTACTATCAAATCAATTAGATTTAGTCAGGAACAGATGATTTATATCAAAGAACAAATGGCTTTAAATAATCAAACATTTAGCGATTTCATTTTCGAATCTATATCTAAACCAAAAAAGAAAATAGCAGTAGTAAGAGCTAATCAAGATTTAATTATAGAACTAGCTAAATGGGGAAATAATTTAAATCAAGTAGCAAAACATCTCAATACCAAAAAAAGCGGAATTGATAGAGTAGGACTTGAAATGTTAAGTCGAATTGAAAATCATTTAGAGCAAATAAGAGCTAAATATGCTTGTTAA